A part of Rhopalosiphum maidis isolate BTI-1 chromosome 3, ASM367621v3, whole genome shotgun sequence genomic DNA contains:
- the LOC113560087 gene encoding piggyBac transposable element-derived protein 4-like, translating to MGSVVGLKCFEDSGSEYNPSDVLYESDSDDSISVEPDNENTQNLAQQENSIISDEWFNVTGDFRKNIIFTGDSGIKCNIDQESKPIDIFNLFLNDEVLNLIVTETNRQAKRYKRQWIDTDSLEIKNFLSIVMYTGMVGYPKISDYWSQHTFYINSYVPKIMARNRFQSLLRFFHISNNDYNPGDRLGKIQPIVDLLNNSFKQSKVPAENVVIDETLVPFRGRIVFRQYIPNKAARYGIKLYKLCDNIGYTYNLSVYSGKDTNRSNSNISCAGKVVLSLMENYLNEGRTLIVDNFYTGLHIAHILLDNNTHIVGTLRKNVKFCPKDVLNAKLRVGEIKGKENEKGVVVSIWKDKRDVRFLSTRHGIEMLNTGKKNRKGTAVVNSLISYKEVTGKNIQISEFIQNISQELSQLGNISSPSSQTKKHYLVEGSEVNNGNRKKRRRCGKYYINLSKVFGREEAQKKCKQVYTYCSTCEDKPYLCLEHFQKNHK from the exons ATGGGTAGTGTTGTTGgacttaaatgttttgaagACTCAGGTAGTGAGTACAATCCGAGTGACGTTTTATACGAATCAGATTCTGATGACAGTATTAGTGTAGAACCAGATAATGAAAATACCCAAAATTTAGCTCAACAGGAAAATAGTATCATATCTGATGAATGGTTTAATGTTACag GagattttcgaaaaaatattatttttactggaGACAGTGGTATCAAATGTAACATTGACCAAGAATCTAAacctattgatatttttaacctaTTTTTGAATGATGAAGTATTGAATTTGATTGTAACTGAGACAAACAGGCAAGCTAAAAGGTACAAAAGACAATGGATAGACACAGAcagtttagaaattaaaaattttttaagtattgtaaTGTACACAGGTATGGTTGGTTATCCTAAGATATCTGACTACTGGAGTCAACatactttttacataaatagttATGTACCAAAAATTATGGCTCGTAATCGTTTTCAGTCATTGCTtagattttttcatatttctaataatgattataatccAGGGGATAGGTTAGGAAAAATTCAACCTAtagttgatttattaaataattcatttaaacaaAGCAAAGTCCCAGCAGAAAATGTAGTCATTGATGAAACATTAGTACCATTTAGAGGTCGCATTGTATTCAGGCAATATATTCCAAATAAAGCAGCAAGGTatggaattaaattatataaattatgtgacAATATaggttatacatataacttaaGTGTGTACAGTGGTAAAGATACTAACAGATCTAACAGTAACATTTCTTGTGCTGGTAAAGTTGTTCTGTCAttaatggaaaattatttaaatgaaggAAGAACTTTaatagtagataatttttacacaGGTCTTCATATTGCTCACATTTTATTAGACAATAATACTCATATAGTAGGTACCCTTAggaaaaatgttaagttttgTCCTAAGGATGTTTTAAATGCAAAACTGAGAGTAGGTGAAATAAAAGgaaaagaaaatgaaaaagGTGTTGTTGTCAGTATATGGAAGGATAAAAGAGACGTTAGATTTTTGTCAACAAGACATGGAATTGAAATGTTAAATACtgggaaaaaaaatagaaaag GTACAGCAGTGGTTAATTCTTTAATTTCATACAAAGAAGTAACTGGTAAGAATATTCAAATATCTGaattcattcaaaatattagtcAAGAGTTGAGTCAGCTGGGTAACATAAGTTCACCATCttcacaaactaaaaaacattatttagttgAAGGATCAGAAGTTAATAATGGCAATAGGAAAAAACGCCGTAGATGTGGTAAATACTATATCAATTTGAGTAAAGTATTTGGGAGAGAAGAggcacaaaaaaaatgtaagcaagtatatacttattgcTCTACATGTGAAGACAAACCATACCTGTGTTTAgaacattttcaaaagaatcataaataa